ACCAAGCAGTATTTTTACTTCAATTATACATTTTGAAATATTGTCAACCCCGCTAATATCTACATATTTGAATGTATTATCTGGATTAATTTCAGGATTATAAGTACCTGTATTTGATTCACAAACATCCCCCAACTTTACCCAGAAATGTTGAATAGCGTAATAAAACTTTACATATTGAAATAAACTTAGCCTATAAGTGCTATTTTTCATCTTATCCAAATAAGTTTTCTAAACCAATGAACATAACTTATTTCCTGACACATATAGGACTGAAGATAACGGAGTTTATCTAATAAAGTTTTGCCAAATTCTTGCGGTATTTCTATTAGTTGCAATATCAAATAAGCGATTAAACAGCACATTATCTGAATTCTAATTCCATTCTCATTCTTTGTCATAAGTCTGTCTAACTTGAGGTGCATTTTTAAGAATTTCCATAACAATTCAATTTGCCATCTTTGTATGTAAATTTCCATAATCTCTTGATTACTAACTTGCTCTTCTCCTTCATTTAATAAGTTTGTTGCTAAACGAAATTCACTCTTAGTTTCTATATCACAAAATGCTACTACTCTAATTTCCACTTCTCTTTCATCTTTGCCAACTTTACAATTACCATTTTCTAGCATTTCTAAAGTGACATTATTTTTAATTCTTAAGACAAAAGCTTTATTTTTTTGTTGTTTTAATTCAGATATTCTTTCGGAGGATGCAAATCCTCTATCCATTATCCCTACTCCTTTTGACGGAATTGCTTCTACTGTTTCTTGTCCATATTTATGGTCATGTCCTTGCCCAAAATGAATCACCATTCCACCAACTTCTGATGTCAAACTATCTAACCCACAAAATAGTTTTACTTGATGATATCCTTGACTCCATAATAATTTACTTGTTAATGTAATAATTGTTGAATCTATAGGAAATAATGCTTGGGTTTCTTCCTTTCCTTTTTTCTTTCTCAGTTGATTGTTTAATTCAGTTATTATCTCCAAAAATACTTGAGTATCTCTCTTTTTACTTGCCTTGGAAAAATTTGATATTTTTAAATCTATCCCTTGATTATTTAGTCTTTGAAATAAATCTCTCATACTCACTATACTTTTATCCATGACATACTGTAACCACACTGATACAAATGAAAATGTGTCCAGAACTGGATAATCTTTTTTGGGCAATGGTTTCAATATTGTTTTGACCACTTCTGGGAAATTCTTTAAGCGCATAATTTGATAATTCTTTATCTAGATTTTTTTAGATTGTATCAAATTATGGTACTTTTTTTTAATCTTTTCCTAACATTCAACACTTCTGTATGCCCACTTTTTGAATTTCTCAAATGGTGCAAAATTCGGCAATGTGGTTTGATTGTTTGTTCTACAGCTATTTTTGATATTCTGAAATTTAAAAATATTTATTGAATGATATGGGTACTGAATAAAAGTCAATACTAAAAATAGTAATTTACTTACTTGCATCTTGAATTAATTCTGTGATTTTTTCAATAATATTTTGAGCTATTTTCAACGAAAATTTCACCTCTTTCTCTAAAGTATATATAGTGTCATCATAATCTGCTTTATTTCTAGATTGCCTAAGCCGACCTAAATCATTTCCTATTTCTATCATTTTTTTATTTTTTGATTTATTACATCTAAATTCATCTGCCACAAATTGGTGTTCATTGATATCACCAGTTCTGGCTTTTGACAATCTTGGCTCATGTAAAACATCTCGTAAATAATTTCTAGCTATACAAAAGGCAGCATAATAGGCTCTACTTATAGATGAACGTAGTTTTGCTTCAGATATTGTGGGTTTAGAATCTGTTTCTGAATCACTAGAAATGGTAGAATTTATATCAGCTAGTTCTTTGGCTAGTTCAAGATATTCAGCCCAATTAAATTTCATCAAAACTAATATTAATTTCTAAATCATTACCGAACTTAAAAGAGACATCTAACCACCAACTGTTATCCAGCATTTTTAATTTATCAAATGCTTCATCTACATCAAGGTTAGTGTGAATATCAATAATTAATTTTTGCCAACCAATAATTTCTGGATCATAGGCAACCCTCAGTACACTTTTTTCATTATTAAAAATATTTTTGATTTGTTCATGAGCTTCTATTAATAAATGAATTAAATTTGTTTTTTCATGCAAATATTTCAATATTTCTCCTGGATGAATCAAAGTGTATAGATTTTTAATTTCACTGAAAAAATTATTTAATAAAGGAACAGAACTATTATTAATTACGTGATTAGATATGTCTGTTGAAAAATAAGAACCTGCTAATAAGTTAGTTTGTATGCTTTCTATGGAAGGATTTGTACGGTGTTCATTCTGATTTTTGTCTCTATATAACAAACAAGCAGCTAACTCTACTGTTTCATTTTCTATATCCCAGTATATTGGAGATGGATTAAGTTTTAGTTTATTGTTTGTAGATAGACCAAGTGAGAAATGGCTGTGAACATTTCTCTCTAATGCCTTTAATTTATTTCTCCTATTATCAATGTGAAAATTACCATTGTTAGTCATTATTCAAAACTCCTTAATAAATCACCATCAACTAATGTGAAAAACCAATTATGACAAACTGAGTGAGCATTTTCCAGCCATTTATCTAAGTTGGCAGGAATTTCCGGTAAATCAGGTGCAATTGATTGAATAGTAATTTCCCATATTAAAGCATCACTGGGTAAATTTGTCTGATTATCCAACTTTTGCCCTTTAACAATTCTGAAATTTACAATTCCTTTAGGATTTTCAGAGTTAAAGGCAAATTGTAAATCTAATTGTATGGGATTATTTTTTACTAATGTCTTCTCGAAAAGTAAAGGATTCAAATTTAATTCTATTTTCATTCTATTTTTTAAAAATTCATAAAATTCATTTTCTTTTAAGTTTAAATCTATAGCATCAATATATTTTAATATGAGATGACGTGGACGAAATTTATCTTTACTTGGATGCACTATATACAAATTATCT
The DNA window shown above is from Anabaena sp. WA102 and carries:
- a CDS encoding transposase, which produces MRLKNFPEVVKTILKPLPKKDYPVLDTFSFVSVWLQYVMDKSIVSMRDLFQRLNNQGIDLKISNFSKASKKRDTQVFLEIITELNNQLRKKKGKEETQALFPIDSTIITLTSKLLWSQGYHQVKLFCGLDSLTSEVGGMVIHFGQGHDHKYGQETVEAIPSKGVGIMDRGFASSERISELKQQKNKAFVLRIKNNVTLEMLENGNCKVGKDEREVEIRVVAFCDIETKSEFRLATNLLNEGEEQVSNQEIMEIYIQRWQIELLWKFLKMHLKLDRLMTKNENGIRIQIMCCLIAYLILQLIEIPQEFGKTLLDKLRYLQSYMCQEISYVHWFRKLIWIR
- a CDS encoding HEPN domain-containing protein; amino-acid sequence: MKFNWAEYLELAKELADINSTISSDSETDSKPTISEAKLRSSISRAYYAAFCIARNYLRDVLHEPRLSKARTGDINEHQFVADEFRCNKSKNKKMIEIGNDLGRLRQSRNKADYDDTIYTLEKEVKFSLKIAQNIIEKITELIQDASK
- a CDS encoding TIGR04255 family protein is translated as MTLENLTNKPLVEAIFEIRWYVEQPQLIGGDPNTQLILGRLFDRINENYPVYEQLPFASIPEQMAEGIIKHRFKSNQGWPLVQLGNGILTVNDTENYIWQDFKKRIIEVVDNLYIVHPSKDKFRPRHLILKYIDAIDLNLKENEFYEFLKNRMKIELNLNPLLFEKTLVKNNPIQLDLQFAFNSENPKGIVNFRIVKGQKLDNQTNLPSDALIWEITIQSIAPDLPEIPANLDKWLENAHSVCHNWFFTLVDGDLLRSFE